A single window of Myxococcus virescens DNA harbors:
- a CDS encoding extracellular catalytic domain type 1 short-chain-length polyhydroxyalkanoate depolymerase: MKRNAVTCSRTGLLLLAVLTLTAAAPARAGTWVHGIEGTRGFQLWVPTGYQADTPLPLVVALHGCFQNPSQFAGLSRLNEKADAEKFLVLYPNQATFANPTQCWNFMLVLNQTRDHGEPALVVGMVEQVKRHYAVDARRIYVGGVSSGAVLTGTLLACYSDVFAAGMIGAGAMYKAATTISGTGFAMLFGSIYHPDDRGRDAWECSGRPRHTAPVLVVHGTKDSVVNIVNGRQATRQFLQTSDYGDDSVANDSIRPVATQVTRASVPGGRAYTVDDYVYGGSLVARHIEIQGMDHAWPGGDSRYPFADPSGPDGTSIMWDFFRQHTRN, encoded by the coding sequence ATGAAGCGGAACGCTGTCACGTGCTCGCGCACGGGGTTGTTGCTGCTCGCCGTCCTCACGCTCACCGCCGCGGCCCCCGCGCGCGCCGGCACCTGGGTCCACGGCATCGAAGGGACCCGGGGCTTCCAGCTCTGGGTGCCCACGGGTTACCAGGCGGACACGCCGCTGCCCCTGGTGGTGGCGCTGCACGGCTGCTTCCAGAACCCGAGCCAGTTCGCCGGCCTCTCGCGCCTCAACGAGAAGGCGGACGCGGAGAAGTTTCTGGTGCTGTACCCGAACCAGGCGACGTTCGCGAACCCCACGCAGTGCTGGAACTTCATGCTGGTGCTCAACCAGACGCGAGACCACGGTGAGCCCGCGCTCGTGGTGGGCATGGTGGAGCAGGTGAAGCGGCACTACGCGGTGGATGCGCGCCGCATCTACGTGGGCGGCGTGAGCTCCGGCGCGGTGCTCACAGGCACGCTGCTGGCCTGCTACTCGGACGTGTTCGCGGCGGGGATGATTGGCGCGGGCGCCATGTACAAGGCGGCTACCACGATTTCGGGCACGGGCTTCGCGATGCTCTTCGGCAGCATCTACCACCCGGATGACCGGGGCCGGGACGCGTGGGAGTGCTCGGGCCGTCCGCGTCACACGGCGCCGGTGCTCGTCGTGCATGGGACGAAGGACAGCGTCGTCAACATCGTCAACGGCCGGCAGGCGACGCGGCAGTTCCTCCAGACCAGCGACTACGGCGATGACAGCGTGGCCAACGACAGCATCCGTCCGGTGGCCACGCAGGTGACGCGGGCCAGTGTGCCCGGCGGGCGCGCGTATACGGTGGACGACTACGTCTACGGCGGCTCGCTGGTGGCGCGGCACATCGAAATCCAGGGGATGGACCACGCCTGGCCCGGTGGGGATTCGCGCTATCCCTTCGCAGACCCGTCCGGACCGGACGGCACCTCCATCATGTGGGACTTCTTCCGGCAGCACACCCGGAACTGA
- a CDS encoding alpha/beta fold hydrolase codes for MPLLQLEELSLYFEESGEGTPVLLLHGLGSSGRDWESVAPRLTGRHRVIVPDARGHGRSGKPPGAYGVPRFARDIAGLCDALGLTGVHVVGLSMGGMMGFQLAVDRPELVRSLVIVNSGPELVAHTLRRKLEFGLRLTLLKLLGPSVLAKVLAPKLFPKPEQEALRQRALEIFSANDPDAYLRATKGLVGWSVMRHLGGITCPVLVLASDRDYTPVSTKRAYVDLLPNARLQVLSDSGHASPHDQPDKVADAVEAFLAGVEDAAADARQPG; via the coding sequence ATGCCGTTGCTCCAGTTGGAGGAGCTCTCCCTCTACTTCGAGGAATCGGGTGAGGGCACCCCCGTGCTGCTTCTTCACGGGCTTGGCTCCTCTGGCCGGGACTGGGAGTCCGTGGCACCCAGACTGACGGGCCGCCATCGCGTCATCGTTCCCGATGCGCGGGGGCATGGCCGCAGCGGAAAGCCGCCGGGCGCCTATGGCGTGCCGCGCTTCGCTCGGGACATCGCCGGGCTGTGTGACGCGCTGGGTCTCACCGGCGTCCACGTGGTGGGCCTGTCCATGGGCGGGATGATGGGGTTCCAGCTCGCGGTGGACCGGCCGGAGCTGGTGCGCAGCCTGGTCATCGTCAACAGCGGGCCGGAGCTGGTGGCGCACACGCTGCGCCGCAAGCTCGAGTTCGGCCTGCGGCTGACGCTGCTGAAGCTGCTGGGGCCCTCCGTGCTGGCGAAGGTCCTGGCGCCCAAGCTCTTCCCCAAGCCCGAGCAGGAAGCGCTTCGCCAGCGCGCGCTGGAGATATTCAGCGCCAACGACCCGGACGCGTACCTGCGCGCGACGAAGGGGTTGGTGGGGTGGAGCGTCATGCGGCACCTGGGCGGCATCACCTGCCCGGTGCTGGTGCTCGCGTCCGACAGGGACTACACGCCCGTGTCCACGAAGCGGGCCTATGTGGACCTGCTGCCGAACGCGCGGCTCCAGGTGTTGAGTGATTCCGGCCATGCGTCACCGCATGACCAGCCCGACAAGGTCGCCGACGCAGTGGAGGCCTTCCTGGCCGGAGTCGAGGACGCCGCGGCGGATGCGCGGCAGCCGGGCTGA